In a genomic window of Pedobacter sp. KBS0701:
- a CDS encoding DUF2752 domain-containing protein, whose protein sequence is MKYIKSFPLELFFWLTALILLATANGHEHHFTLCPLANLGFKDWCPGCGIGRSISHILHGEFTESFSEHWFGFPALLIIVYRIYTLIKNKKKFKILPTNT, encoded by the coding sequence ATGAAGTACATTAAAAGCTTTCCACTAGAACTTTTTTTCTGGTTAACAGCTTTAATATTACTGGCAACAGCGAATGGCCACGAGCATCATTTTACACTTTGTCCTTTAGCCAATTTGGGTTTTAAGGATTGGTGTCCGGGATGTGGTATAGGCAGGTCGATCAGTCATATTTTACATGGCGAGTTTACCGAAAGCTTTTCCGAACATTGGTTTGGGTTTCCGGCACTTTTGATCATCGTTTATAGAATTTACACATTGATAAAAAATAAAAAGAAGTTTAAAATTTTACCAACAAATACATAG
- a CDS encoding ATP-binding protein — protein MKPIILNKIGNNKVILIFGTRRVGKTWLIENLIKDANINHLSLNGEDQDVQLLLASRTAANYKRVLGNAKLLIIDEAQVIPEIGKILKLLIDTFKDLTIIASGSSTFDLSNQTGEPLTGRSLTYYLYPIAQVELNEKENALQTTQNLEERLIFGSYPELFHLNSLAEKAQYLTELVKSYLLKDILMYENIQNSAKLLELLKLIAYQVGSEVSIDEISRTLGISKNTVDRYLDLLSKVFIIYKVGGYSNNLRKEVTKSSKWYFYDNGIRNAIVNDFRLLALRNDQGILWENYCFSERIKKMEYEQQNSTYYFWRTYDQQEIDLIEINNGEILAADFKWGNQKKKIPGFFAKNYPQATFSIINKENYLDFIL, from the coding sequence TTGAAACCTATTATTCTCAATAAAATTGGGAATAATAAAGTTATCCTGATTTTCGGAACAAGACGGGTAGGTAAAACCTGGCTAATAGAGAACCTTATTAAAGATGCCAACATCAACCATCTGTCTTTAAATGGAGAAGATCAGGATGTACAACTATTGCTGGCAAGCCGCACGGCGGCAAATTATAAAAGGGTTTTGGGTAATGCCAAACTACTTATTATTGATGAAGCCCAGGTTATACCCGAAATCGGAAAAATACTAAAGCTATTAATCGACACTTTTAAAGACCTCACCATAATTGCAAGTGGCTCATCTACTTTCGACTTATCGAACCAAACCGGTGAACCTTTAACCGGAAGAAGTTTAACCTATTATCTATACCCGATAGCACAGGTTGAATTAAATGAGAAGGAAAATGCACTACAAACTACCCAAAACCTTGAAGAAAGATTAATTTTCGGTTCTTATCCGGAGTTGTTTCATCTAAACTCATTGGCTGAAAAAGCGCAATATTTGACGGAACTGGTTAAATCATATCTGTTAAAAGACATTTTGATGTATGAGAACATCCAAAATAGCGCTAAACTGCTGGAATTATTAAAGCTTATTGCCTATCAGGTAGGATCGGAAGTTTCAATTGATGAAATTTCCCGTACTTTGGGCATCAGCAAAAATACAGTAGACCGTTATCTTGATTTACTTTCGAAGGTTTTTATCATCTATAAAGTTGGCGGATACAGTAACAATTTACGGAAAGAGGTTACAAAGTCATCCAAATGGTATTTTTACGACAATGGCATCCGGAATGCAATCGTTAATGATTTCAGGTTATTAGCATTACGCAATGATCAGGGTATTTTATGGGAAAATTACTGTTTTAGTGAGCGGATCAAAAAAATGGAATACGAACAGCAAAACTCCACATATTACTTTTGGAGAACTTATGACCAGCAGGAAATAGATCTTATTGAAATTAACAATGGAGAAATTTTAGCTGCCGATTTCAAATGGGGAAACCAAAAGAAAAAGATACCAGGTTTTTTTGCTAAAAACTATCCTCAAGCCACCTTTTCCATAATTAACAAAGAAAATTATTTAGATTTTATATTATAA
- a CDS encoding DUF3820 family protein — protein sequence MLDPTLLLDLVKMQMPYGKYKGYLICNIPESYLLWYKDKGFPKGKLGDLMATMFEIRVNGLEYLLTPLKNQNR from the coding sequence ATGTTAGACCCAACCTTATTGCTCGATTTAGTGAAAATGCAAATGCCTTATGGAAAATATAAAGGTTACCTGATCTGCAATATCCCTGAAAGTTATTTGCTTTGGTATAAGGATAAGGGCTTCCCGAAAGGTAAATTGGGCGATTTGATGGCTACGATGTTTGAAATTCGGGTGAATGGATTGGAGTATTTATTAACGCCGTTGAAGAATCAAAATCGGTAG
- a CDS encoding DsbA family protein, whose amino-acid sequence MKVEIWSDVMCPFCYIGKRHFEQAIEKLPFRNEIKIDWKSFQLNPEYHNTNNETVYDYLSRSKGMPVEQAKQMTKQVVDMAANAGLSIDFDTNIPANTFNAHRLIHLAAKHGLQDLAEEKLFEAHFVNSKNIGETDVLVDLAVEIGLDKDEAVAVLNSDQFAEAVRYDIYESQNLGIRGVPYFVMDRKYGVSGAQPVQAFTDALTQSFTEWKETQPKTTLTSLNKNDDAVCDENGCKI is encoded by the coding sequence ATGAAAGTAGAAATCTGGTCGGATGTAATGTGTCCGTTTTGCTATATCGGGAAAAGACATTTTGAACAGGCGATAGAAAAATTGCCCTTCAGAAATGAAATTAAAATAGATTGGAAGAGTTTTCAACTCAATCCGGAGTATCACAATACCAATAATGAAACGGTTTATGATTACCTTTCGAGGAGTAAAGGAATGCCGGTTGAGCAAGCCAAACAGATGACGAAACAAGTGGTTGATATGGCGGCAAATGCAGGCTTAAGCATCGATTTTGATACCAATATCCCTGCTAATACCTTTAATGCGCACCGTTTGATTCACTTGGCAGCAAAACATGGTCTTCAGGATTTAGCTGAAGAGAAATTATTTGAAGCTCATTTCGTAAACAGCAAAAATATTGGGGAAACCGATGTTTTAGTTGATCTTGCTGTAGAAATTGGTTTGGATAAAGATGAAGCTGTAGCAGTTTTAAACAGTGACCAATTTGCCGAAGCCGTTCGCTACGATATTTATGAAAGCCAGAATTTAGGCATCCGTGGCGTTCCTTATTTTGTAATGGACCGCAAATATGGTGTTTCGGGTGCTCAGCCTGTTCAGGCTTTTACCGATGCGCTTACCCAAAGTTTTACCGAGTGGAAAGAAACTCAGCCGAAAACCACACTTACCTCATTAAATAAAAATGACGATGCGGTTTGTGATGAAAATGGCTGTAAGATATAG
- a CDS encoding M14 metallopeptidase family protein has product MIKNSFKGLCIAFLMINSYAVLAQEVPTPKSHFGFDIGDDYQLANYTQTEAYFKKLAAASNRVKLVDIGKTEEGRSQYMLIVSSPENLKKLDRYKEISQQLAHAEITPEQAKAFAQEGKAVVWIDGGLHANEVVGAHQLIETVYEFASRKDAETLRILDNVIILFTHANPDGQELVSNWYMRDKDPKKRTTSGLPVLYEKYAGHDNNRDFFMLNLKETQNIGRQLFVEWIPQIMYNHHQAGPAGTVVAGPPYRDPFNYVFDPIILTSLDAVGAAMHNRMNVENKPGYTQRGGSVYSTWYNGGLRTTTYFHNMVGLLTEIIGNPTPSEIPLVPSRLLPSGDSPNPVTPGKWYFKNSIDYSVSLNYAVLGYAQRYRDELLYNIYQMGRNSIERGKKDTWSFSPKKIEAINNAAKGEKIGPIIGGDADFKSRMQISMKAFDTVMKAPANRDPRGYILSADQPDFNSAIKFLNALIRTGIVVQKATVTFTVAGKNYPAGSYVVKTDQAFRPHVLDMFEPQDHPNDFKYEGGAPIPPYDAAGWTLAYLMDVKFDRILDDFSGPFEKNPYGELLKPENKLPNGSGYVLSAAQNDSYTTVNDLLKNKVEVYRSSENGDFYVSSAGKSVLEKANIKLKTASAPKNKIKISTARIALWDTYGSSMASGWVRFLMEQYHYNATVIYPQDIDAGNLKSKYDVIVFVGGAIPSVQGAGGGNRSFGPKADEIPQEFRNRLGRVSPDKSIPELKKFLEAGGNIVTIGSSTNLAYHLNLPVRNAMVEIVNGEEKRLPAEKYYVPGSVLNVGVDTTLSSNWGMEKEADVYFDNSPVFKLTGDAIASGKIKPLMWFENATPLRSGWAWGQAYLQDGVTAFEAKVGKGKLLAFGPEIAFRAQTHGTFKLIFNQLYK; this is encoded by the coding sequence ATGATAAAAAACTCCTTTAAAGGGCTTTGCATTGCTTTTTTAATGATAAATAGCTATGCAGTGCTGGCGCAGGAGGTACCAACGCCAAAATCTCATTTCGGTTTTGATATCGGCGACGATTATCAATTGGCCAATTATACCCAAACAGAAGCCTACTTTAAAAAGCTTGCGGCAGCTTCTAACCGTGTTAAACTGGTTGATATCGGTAAAACCGAAGAAGGCAGAAGTCAATATATGTTGATTGTTTCTTCACCTGAAAACCTGAAAAAATTAGATCGTTATAAAGAAATTTCACAACAACTGGCCCATGCTGAAATTACTCCTGAGCAGGCAAAAGCATTTGCACAGGAAGGAAAAGCAGTCGTTTGGATAGACGGAGGCCTTCATGCAAACGAGGTAGTTGGTGCCCATCAATTGATCGAAACAGTATACGAATTTGCTTCAAGAAAAGATGCGGAGACCTTACGCATTTTAGATAATGTAATCATCTTATTTACACATGCTAATCCGGATGGGCAGGAGCTGGTGAGCAATTGGTACATGAGGGATAAAGATCCAAAAAAAAGAACAACCTCAGGACTTCCTGTTTTGTACGAGAAATATGCCGGGCATGATAATAACCGTGATTTCTTTATGTTAAACCTTAAAGAAACACAAAATATCGGTCGTCAGCTTTTTGTAGAGTGGATCCCTCAGATTATGTATAACCACCATCAGGCTGGTCCGGCGGGAACGGTTGTTGCTGGTCCGCCCTACCGCGACCCATTTAATTATGTTTTCGATCCCATCATATTAACCAGTTTGGATGCAGTTGGTGCGGCCATGCACAACAGGATGAACGTAGAAAACAAGCCGGGTTATACGCAGCGGGGAGGATCGGTTTATTCTACCTGGTACAATGGCGGATTAAGGACCACCACTTATTTTCATAACATGGTTGGACTTTTGACCGAAATTATCGGGAATCCTACCCCATCCGAAATTCCTTTGGTTCCTTCCCGTTTGTTGCCGAGCGGAGATTCGCCAAACCCGGTTACGCCGGGAAAATGGTACTTTAAAAACTCTATCGATTATTCGGTTTCGTTAAACTATGCAGTTTTAGGTTATGCACAGCGCTACCGCGACGAATTATTATACAACATTTACCAGATGGGCCGAAATTCCATTGAGCGGGGCAAAAAAGATACCTGGTCCTTCTCTCCAAAGAAAATTGAAGCCATTAACAACGCTGCAAAAGGTGAAAAAATTGGCCCTATTATTGGTGGAGATGCTGATTTTAAATCAAGAATGCAGATTAGTATGAAAGCTTTTGACACGGTGATGAAAGCGCCTGCAAACCGTGATCCACGGGGTTATATTTTATCTGCAGATCAGCCCGATTTTAACTCTGCCATTAAGTTTTTAAATGCATTGATTAGAACGGGCATTGTGGTACAAAAAGCAACAGTTACATTTACCGTTGCAGGGAAAAATTACCCTGCAGGGAGCTACGTGGTCAAAACCGATCAGGCTTTCCGTCCACATGTTTTGGATATGTTTGAGCCACAGGATCACCCAAATGATTTCAAATACGAAGGTGGTGCACCAATTCCACCTTATGATGCCGCTGGCTGGACTTTGGCTTATCTGATGGATGTGAAATTTGACCGCATTCTGGATGATTTTTCAGGTCCGTTTGAGAAAAATCCTTACGGAGAATTATTAAAGCCAGAAAATAAATTGCCAAATGGATCGGGTTATGTGTTAAGTGCTGCACAAAATGATTCTTACACTACAGTTAATGATTTATTAAAGAACAAAGTTGAGGTTTACCGTTCTTCCGAAAATGGCGATTTTTATGTTTCTTCAGCTGGAAAATCAGTGTTGGAAAAAGCAAACATCAAATTAAAAACAGCATCGGCTCCGAAAAATAAAATCAAGATATCTACAGCGAGAATTGCCCTTTGGGATACTTATGGAAGCTCGATGGCTTCGGGTTGGGTTAGGTTTTTAATGGAACAGTACCACTATAATGCCACAGTAATTTATCCGCAGGATATTGATGCTGGCAATTTGAAATCTAAATACGATGTAATTGTTTTTGTAGGTGGCGCTATTCCATCGGTGCAGGGTGCAGGTGGGGGAAACAGATCTTTTGGACCAAAGGCAGACGAAATTCCTCAGGAATTTAGAAACCGTTTAGGCAGGGTCAGCCCTGATAAATCAATCCCCGAATTAAAGAAATTTTTAGAAGCTGGTGGAAATATTGTAACCATTGGTAGCAGTACCAACCTGGCTTATCACTTAAACCTTCCCGTACGTAATGCGATGGTAGAAATTGTAAACGGAGAAGAAAAACGATTACCTGCTGAAAAATATTATGTTCCCGGGAGTGTGTTAAATGTAGGCGTAGATACTACTTTATCATCAAACTGGGGAATGGAAAAGGAAGCCGATGTTTATTTCGACAATAGTCCGGTTTTTAAGCTTACTGGTGATGCCATTGCTTCTGGTAAGATTAAACCATTAATGTGGTTTGAAAATGCTACACCGCTTCGCAGTGGCTGGGCCTGGGGCCAGGCTTACCTGCAGGATGGGGTAACTGCTTTTGAAGCAAAAGTTGGCAAGGGCAAATTGCTTGCTTTCGGACCGGAAATTGCTTTCAGGGCGCAAACGCACGGTACTTTTAAACTGATATTTAACCAGTTGTATAAATAG
- a CDS encoding Nif3-like dinuclear metal center hexameric protein, with the protein MKLAEITNYLESIAPLNYQEDYDNSGLIVGDPNMEIRAALVALDCVEKIVDEAISTGCNLIITHHPIVFKGLKKLNGKNYVERVVLKAIKNNIALYAIHTNLDSIHTGVNARICERLGLTGTKVLSPKAGLLKKLVTYCPQAQAEQLRSALFYAGAGNIGNYSECSFNADGFGTFKGNEDSDPFVGEKGIRHRENEVRIEMVYPTQAERKILVALFENHPYEEVAYDIYKLENKHQLVGSGMVGWLEYDMDGYDFLHLVKDRMQAKVIRHTEVTGKRIKKVAVCGGSGSFLLKEAIAAGADAFITADFKYHEFFDAEEKLIIADIGHFETEQFTSNLLLEIIQKKITNFAIRLTEQNTNPINYLF; encoded by the coding sequence ATGAAATTAGCTGAAATTACCAATTATTTAGAAAGCATCGCGCCGCTTAATTATCAGGAAGATTATGATAACTCTGGCTTGATTGTGGGCGATCCGAATATGGAAATCCGGGCTGCTCTGGTGGCTTTAGATTGCGTGGAGAAAATTGTAGATGAAGCCATTTCTACGGGCTGTAACCTCATCATTACCCATCATCCTATTGTTTTTAAAGGACTAAAAAAGCTGAACGGCAAAAATTATGTGGAACGTGTAGTGTTAAAAGCCATTAAAAACAACATTGCACTTTATGCCATTCATACCAATTTAGACAGCATCCACACGGGCGTAAATGCGAGGATCTGTGAACGTTTGGGTTTAACAGGCACGAAGGTGCTTTCGCCAAAGGCCGGATTGTTAAAAAAACTGGTTACTTATTGTCCACAGGCGCAAGCCGAGCAATTGCGTTCGGCATTGTTTTATGCCGGAGCGGGGAACATTGGTAATTATAGCGAATGTAGTTTCAATGCCGATGGTTTTGGCACATTTAAGGGAAATGAAGATTCAGACCCCTTTGTGGGTGAAAAAGGTATCCGCCACCGCGAAAACGAAGTAAGGATTGAAATGGTGTACCCTACCCAGGCCGAGCGCAAAATTTTGGTTGCTTTGTTCGAAAACCATCCTTATGAAGAAGTAGCTTACGATATCTATAAACTCGAAAATAAACACCAGTTGGTTGGTTCGGGCATGGTGGGCTGGCTGGAATATGATATGGACGGCTACGACTTCCTGCACCTGGTAAAAGACAGGATGCAGGCAAAAGTGATTCGGCATACAGAAGTAACTGGTAAAAGAATTAAAAAAGTGGCCGTTTGTGGTGGTTCAGGAAGTTTTCTTCTAAAAGAGGCCATTGCTGCCGGAGCGGATGCTTTTATTACCGCAGATTTTAAATATCACGAGTTTTTCGATGCAGAGGAAAAATTGATCATTGCCGACATCGGACACTTTGAAACTGAACAATTTACCTCGAATTTATTGCTTGAAATTATTCAGAAAAAAATTACTAACTTTGCAATCCGTTTAACGGAGCAAAATACAAACCCCATAAATTACTTGTTTTAA
- a CDS encoding zinc ribbon domain-containing protein, with protein sequence MEQTVEQKLKALYELQNIHTKIDKIRQVRGELPMEVADLEDDVLGLETRIAKIKGELDDLEDSIVTRKNTIKDAQAAIKRYDTQLKEVKNNREYDALTKEIEIQGLDIQVSEKKIKEHGFEITSKTEIYEAAKAELDGRKKDLEVKKGELDVITAETEKEEQDLQKKADKAEPQIEERLLVAYKRLRKNAVNGLAVVTIDRDSCSGCFNQIPPQRQLDIRQRKKIIVCEHCGRILVDEALTHEVAEG encoded by the coding sequence ATGGAACAAACCGTAGAACAAAAGCTAAAGGCTTTATACGAATTACAAAATATCCACACAAAAATTGATAAGATCCGCCAGGTACGTGGTGAATTACCAATGGAAGTTGCCGATCTTGAGGATGATGTTTTAGGATTAGAAACTAGAATTGCAAAAATCAAAGGTGAACTTGATGATCTTGAAGATTCGATCGTAACCCGTAAAAATACAATTAAAGATGCGCAAGCTGCCATCAAAAGATACGATACTCAATTAAAAGAAGTTAAAAACAACCGTGAATACGATGCTTTAACTAAGGAAATTGAGATTCAAGGTTTAGATATTCAGGTTTCTGAAAAGAAAATTAAAGAACACGGTTTCGAAATCACTTCTAAAACTGAAATTTACGAAGCAGCTAAAGCAGAGTTAGATGGCAGAAAGAAAGATTTGGAAGTTAAAAAAGGCGAACTGGATGTAATTACTGCTGAAACTGAAAAAGAAGAGCAAGATTTACAAAAGAAAGCAGATAAAGCTGAGCCTCAAATCGAAGAGCGTTTATTGGTTGCCTACAAACGTTTACGCAAAAATGCGGTAAATGGTTTAGCGGTAGTAACCATTGATCGTGATTCTTGTTCAGGTTGTTTCAACCAGATTCCGCCTCAACGTCAGTTAGATATCCGTCAACGTAAAAAAATTATCGTTTGTGAACACTGCGGTCGTATTTTGGTTGATGAGGCTTTAACTCACGAGGTAGCCGAAGGTTAA
- the mfd gene encoding transcription-repair coupling factor, giving the protein MNIRDLINRYKTDDRVTQFTKALNATRNPKIQLKGLVGSADAIVALSSYFLLHKPIMFVLPDREEAAYFQSDLESVLDKQVLLFPSSYRKSFDFTQVDTANVLARAEVLNELNHDSEYGKIVVSYPEAIAEKVIDRSALEKNTLEISLEAKLGIDFINEFLIDYDFDRRDFVYEPGQFSIRGGIVDIFSFSSDLPYRIEFFGDEVESIRSFEIESQLSVADLKSLTIVPNVQAKFLTESNISILDYIDQDTQLWFKDVEFTLDIVKAGYKKAVELWKALPVADKTQNPEWIDPKFAFSDEKLLGDHLQDFPLVEFGKQFFYKTDNRFEFKTKPQPSFNKDFNLLIHNLKENEKAGIVNFIFTDSPKQIERLYAILEDIDKTAKFTPINSMLREGFVDPQIQTAFYTDHQIFDRYYKYKLKKGYQKSQAITLKDLRELKSGDYVTHIDHGIGKYAGLEKVEVNGKTQEMIRLIYADNDLLYVNINSLNRIAKYSGKESGVPKMNKLGTDAWDKLKKTTKKKVKDIARDLIKLYALRKTQAGTAFSPDSYLQTELEASFIYEDTPDQLKATQDVKKDMESPHPMDRLVCGDVGFGKTEIAVRAAFKAVAEGKQAAILVPTTILALQHFKTFSSRLKDFPVTVDYINRFKTSKQIKDTLAEAAAGKVDILIGTHRLLSKDVKFKDLGIMIIDEEQKFGVTAKERLKAVRVNVDTLTLTATPIPRTLHFSLMGARDLSIISTPPPNRQPVSTELHVFNDKLIQEAVQFELDRGGQVFFIHNRVNDLMQLGGLIQKLVPKARIGIAHGQLDGDQLEDVMLDFINGEKDVLVATTIIEAGLDIPNANTIIINHAHMFGLSDLHQMRGRVGRSNKKAFCYLLSPPLSTLTSEARKRLSAIEEFSDLGSGFNVAMRDLDIRGSGNLLGAEQSGFIAEIGFEMYHKILDEAIQELKEAEFKGLFENEPARPFVGFTQVDTDLELYIPDAYITNITERYNLYTELSKLDNEAELAIFEKHLADRFGPVPPQVKTMLSVVRLQWLGKKLGFEKISFKKNSLRGYFLSDKQSAYFDSNTFTKILTFAQNHPRMCNLKEVKNTLRIAFDHVKTVEEAIETLELID; this is encoded by the coding sequence TTGAACATTCGAGATTTAATAAACCGATACAAAACCGACGATAGGGTAACCCAATTTACCAAAGCGTTGAATGCGACCAGAAACCCAAAGATACAATTAAAGGGATTGGTGGGCTCAGCCGATGCTATTGTTGCCCTTTCTTCTTATTTTTTATTACACAAGCCCATCATGTTCGTTTTGCCGGACAGGGAAGAAGCTGCCTATTTCCAGTCGGACCTGGAAAGCGTACTGGATAAACAGGTTTTACTGTTCCCTTCTTCTTACCGGAAATCTTTCGATTTTACGCAGGTAGATACAGCCAATGTATTGGCCCGTGCAGAGGTATTGAATGAACTGAACCACGATTCGGAATACGGAAAAATTGTAGTTTCTTATCCCGAAGCCATTGCCGAAAAGGTGATTGATCGTTCCGCTTTAGAAAAAAACACGTTGGAAATCAGCCTTGAAGCAAAATTGGGTATCGATTTTATCAATGAATTTTTAATTGATTACGATTTCGACCGAAGGGATTTTGTTTATGAGCCGGGGCAGTTTTCTATCCGTGGGGGTATTGTAGATATCTTTTCTTTCTCCTCTGATCTTCCCTACCGTATCGAATTTTTTGGCGATGAGGTAGAAAGCATCAGAAGTTTCGAGATCGAAAGCCAGCTTTCGGTGGCCGATCTTAAATCGTTGACAATTGTGCCCAATGTACAGGCCAAGTTTTTAACGGAAAGTAATATTAGCATCCTCGATTATATTGATCAGGATACCCAGCTCTGGTTTAAAGATGTAGAGTTTACTTTAGACATTGTTAAAGCAGGATATAAAAAAGCTGTTGAACTCTGGAAAGCTTTGCCAGTGGCAGATAAAACCCAAAACCCAGAGTGGATTGATCCTAAATTTGCTTTCAGCGATGAAAAATTATTGGGCGATCACCTTCAGGATTTCCCTTTGGTAGAATTCGGCAAACAGTTTTTTTATAAAACAGATAATCGTTTCGAGTTCAAGACCAAACCCCAGCCATCCTTCAATAAAGATTTTAACCTGCTGATCCATAACCTAAAGGAGAATGAAAAAGCAGGAATTGTCAATTTTATTTTTACCGATTCACCAAAGCAGATTGAACGCTTATATGCCATTTTAGAGGATATTGACAAAACGGCCAAGTTTACGCCAATCAATAGCATGCTTCGCGAAGGTTTTGTAGATCCGCAAATTCAAACGGCATTTTACACCGATCACCAGATCTTTGATCGTTACTATAAATACAAGCTTAAAAAAGGTTATCAGAAAAGTCAGGCCATTACCCTGAAAGATTTAAGAGAACTGAAATCCGGCGATTACGTTACGCACATCGATCACGGGATCGGCAAATACGCCGGGCTTGAAAAAGTAGAGGTAAATGGCAAAACGCAAGAGATGATCCGTTTAATTTATGCGGATAACGACCTGCTTTATGTAAACATCAACTCATTAAACCGCATCGCCAAATATAGTGGCAAAGAAAGTGGTGTACCCAAGATGAATAAACTGGGTACGGATGCCTGGGATAAGCTAAAAAAAACTACTAAAAAAAAAGTTAAAGATATCGCCCGGGACTTAATCAAGCTATATGCCTTGCGCAAAACCCAGGCCGGAACAGCATTTTCTCCAGATAGCTATTTACAAACTGAACTGGAGGCTTCTTTTATTTATGAAGATACCCCCGATCAATTAAAAGCGACTCAGGATGTGAAAAAGGATATGGAATCGCCACATCCAATGGACCGTTTGGTGTGCGGTGATGTAGGCTTTGGAAAAACAGAGATCGCTGTCCGTGCGGCATTTAAAGCGGTAGCAGAGGGCAAACAGGCGGCGATATTGGTACCAACTACTATTTTAGCCTTACAGCATTTCAAAACCTTCTCTTCACGTTTAAAAGATTTTCCGGTTACGGTTGATTACATTAACCGTTTTAAAACCAGTAAACAGATTAAAGATACTTTGGCCGAAGCTGCTGCAGGTAAAGTTGACATTTTAATCGGTACACACCGTTTATTGAGCAAGGATGTGAAGTTTAAAGATCTCGGCATCATGATTATTGATGAAGAGCAGAAATTTGGCGTTACCGCAAAAGAACGGTTAAAAGCAGTACGTGTAAACGTCGATACCTTAACGCTCACCGCAACGCCAATTCCAAGAACATTGCATTTCTCTTTAATGGGGGCAAGGGATTTATCGATCATCAGCACACCTCCACCAAATAGGCAACCAGTAAGTACCGAATTACATGTATTTAATGATAAATTGATCCAGGAAGCCGTTCAGTTCGAATTAGACCGTGGCGGACAGGTTTTCTTTATCCATAACCGGGTTAACGACCTGATGCAATTGGGTGGGCTGATCCAGAAACTGGTTCCAAAGGCAAGAATTGGTATTGCGCACGGGCAGTTAGACGGCGACCAACTGGAAGATGTTATGCTTGATTTCATTAATGGTGAAAAGGATGTTTTAGTAGCCACTACCATTATCGAAGCTGGTTTAGATATTCCGAACGCCAATACCATCATCATCAACCATGCACACATGTTTGGCTTGAGCGATCTGCACCAGATGCGCGGCAGGGTTGGACGAAGCAATAAAAAAGCTTTCTGTTATTTACTTTCGCCACCTTTATCTACCCTAACCTCCGAAGCTCGTAAGCGTTTAAGCGCAATAGAAGAGTTTTCTGATCTTGGCAGTGGTTTTAATGTGGCCATGCGCGATTTGGATATTCGTGGAAGCGGAAATTTATTGGGTGCAGAGCAAAGTGGTTTCATTGCCGAAATAGGTTTTGAAATGTACCATAAAATATTGGACGAAGCCATTCAGGAATTAAAAGAAGCTGAATTTAAAGGCCTGTTCGAAAATGAACCTGCCCGTCCGTTTGTGGGCTTTACACAAGTAGATACGGACCTGGAGTTGTACATTCCAGATGCTTACATTACCAATATTACTGAGCGCTATAATTTATATACTGAACTTTCTAAACTTGATAATGAAGCAGAACTCGCCATTTTTGAAAAACATTTGGCCGACCGTTTCGGACCAGTTCCTCCACAGGTTAAAACCATGCTTAGTGTCGTGCGTTTGCAGTGGCTGGGTAAGAAATTAGGTTTTGAGAAAATCAGTTTCAAGAAAAATAGTTTGCGTGGATATTTCTTAAGCGATAAACAATCGGCTTATTTCGACTCGAATACCTTCACCAAAATTTTAACCTTTGCACAGAACCATCCGCGGATGTGCAATTTAAAAGAGGTAAAAAATACGTTAAGGATTGCTTTTGATCATGTAAAAACCGTTGAGGAAGCAATCGAAACTTTAGAACTTATCGACTAA
- a CDS encoding TM2 domain-containing protein, translating to MDIFQSPLMSLPGITPEEYSYLQQATTGLTEEQLRNFLMVYSSKRKNPSDMLIFCLIGLFAVPGLQRFIIGQIGMGILYLLTAGLCFIGSIIDVVNHKTLAFEHNQKMVFESLQMVRMGGGFQQAGKF from the coding sequence ATGGATATATTTCAATCACCTCTAATGTCGTTACCAGGTATAACACCAGAGGAATACTCATATTTACAACAAGCAACAACCGGTTTAACTGAAGAGCAGTTGCGTAATTTTCTGATGGTTTACAGCAGCAAAAGAAAAAATCCATCAGATATGTTGATTTTCTGTTTAATCGGGCTATTTGCTGTTCCAGGATTACAAAGGTTTATTATCGGCCAGATCGGCATGGGTATTTTGTACCTTTTAACCGCAGGTTTGTGCTTCATCGGATCAATTATCGATGTGGTAAACCACAAAACACTAGCTTTTGAGCACAACCAGAAAATGGTTTTCGAAAGTTTACAGATGGTAAGAATGGGCGGTGGATTTCAGCAGGCAGGAAAATTTTAG